The Chanos chanos chromosome 3, fChaCha1.1, whole genome shotgun sequence genome segment tcattgttttaacacacagatacattttgcagcatatagtaacTGAGCAAGTACAGGTCcctattatattaatatttcatcataTCAATAGTCATGAGACACATTTTCCTTCTAAAAGCTGCAGTCATAATGCAAAGCGATATTTTTCTCACAATGTAATTTAGACTCATCATGTGAACAAGAATGAAATCAATCGATTGGTTTTAATATTTGACTTCCAATTAGCAGTTTTTAAGAGTGCACTTTAAAGGATCAGTGGAAGAAAGGTAATGTTAATATATAGATGCATTTTCTGTTGTAATGGCATCTATCAAATAATAGAACCTGGGATTACACTCATTTTCCCATTAACCTCATTATATTATTTCACTGTGGACTCAGCATTCGTCATTGAGTTTCACCTTAACAACAGCCACACATTTATTACTCATGGTAGCCGTGATGTTCACTGACTTTCCTTGGTACACTACACTACCGTCTTTGGCCTTAGCACGACGAAACTTTAAGTCAATGCCATTGTACATGAGATCGAAAAGTGCGCTGTCACATGGTTGATTATGATCAAAAATGCCCACCGCCAGCCAGTTGTCATAGAAGTTGTAATCAAAAGGTACAGAGAACATGACAGCTATCAATTCATTGCTGTTGTAATTGTTCAGTTCATCGGTGCTGCTTTCCAACTTGAGTAGGTCATACGTCAACACACCCACAGCCCCTCTGGCAGCCCCTGCTGTCTGGGAGAAGGAACAgatgtctgttgtctgtgtgttcactgtggaTGAGGGAGGATTGTCATTGTAGCCACTGTACATCCAGAacctgaataaataaatatcattcagttCTCATGGAATCAATTTTGACACTCGTATGCAATACACAGTAAATTTCTAATGTAAAACAGACTATGAAAATGTATAAAGTATATAATGTGAAATtctaatgtaaaatatatacagAAATGATTGTAAGGAAAAATTACAGTAACCTCTGTTTCTGTGCAATGTGAATGATCTGTTACATTCACAGTGTACAGATCATTCGTATAATTATAACTAAAGAAGCCTTT includes the following:
- the LOC115806345 gene encoding bryoporin-like, whose translation is MITTVAAVISAATIAVAAAICRSCVIGIENGCCGYSLANPKFWMYSGYNDNPPSSTVNTQTTDICSFSQTAGAARGAVGVLTYDLLKLESSTDELNNYNSNELIAVMFSVPFDYNFYDNWLAVGIFDHNQPCDSALFDLMYNGIDLKFRRAKAKDGSVVYQGKSVNITATMSNKCVAVVKVKLNDEC